Below is a genomic region from Helianthus annuus cultivar XRQ/B chromosome 2, HanXRQr2.0-SUNRISE, whole genome shotgun sequence.
CATTCATTCATCTTGttgatctaatggctagaaactggttctcgcggttcttacaactggaggtggttttcattttaacggtcccctatatatatatatatatatatatatatatatatatataagaatgaTCCGtgaggaaccaccctttattgcgagaaccgcgagaaccaatgtgaacacaaccaagaatacctaaaaatagctaaaaaacacacaaaaaaaatttaaaattttttataaaaaaatcgctatatttcgttaccaattttttttattttttttaaaacaaaatttttttttgctactaaaagtagcgattttaatgtaaaaaatttaaaaaaaaattgtgttttttagattttttaaaggttttttgggggtttagtttttagcattttagcttgggtaggggtgggtggggggtttagggttttttttttatgggggaggggggggttaggttttttaatgttttttttttaggtttttttttgtgtgttcacattggttcccATGGTTCTCACAGTaaaggtggttctcaaatgaaccttacccatatatatatatatatatatatatatatatatatatatatatatatatatatatataatacgtacgcgatcatcccagccgtACAATCTGGTGCGAACttaatcttccacatgcgattttgtccatctacacaccccatgccatttttcacattaccccatgctagccattttttcacatgccatattcaatcttccacatgcgattttgtccatctacacatctcatgccatttttcacattaccccatgctagccattttttcacatgcgatttcatttgcATGAGATTTCAAAACATGTGATTTCATTGGATTTTCAAGTCATGCGATTTCATTTGcctttttataacatgcgaataTTGAATTCGCATCAGATCGTACGGCTGGaatgatcgcgtacgtatcgtacgataagccctattgtacgttacactttctatatatatatatatatatatatatatatatatatatatatatatatatatatatatatatatatatatatatatatgattcggTTCAAAGAGAAACCACTATCTGTTGTAAGAACCATAAAAACTCCTATCATTCAATAAGAATTTAACGCATCACCTATATTAAAATTAAATCAAAAGGATAATGTAGTCTTTTACTCTCGATGTCGTATCAtttctctctttcttctttttaaaAGTCGCatccattttttttctttctctcTCCCTTTTTCATTTACAGTAGAATATTCCTCTCTCTTCTCATATTTCTTTTACTCTCATTTTACATTTACAAAAAGCAAATGAAGATCAAAAAATGTTTGATTTATCATATTCAATATATACAAAAAGCAAATCGAGATCCAAAAGAAAATTCCCATAAGTTAGACTCAGATCGAGGTGGTTGCGGTGTTCGAAGGTGGCAGAACCACCTTGGAGGCCGTAAAGGGGTGGGGTCGCCGATGATGGTGGCGGATCGGGGAATGGATCCCCGGAAAGATGACTAATCGGGGTGATGTAAACGGCGGTGGCGGCGGTGTTGAAGGCAGTGGAAGGGGGTGATGTAGACGACGGTGGTGGTTCTGTGACAGAAATGGTGGTGGCGCGGCGATGGtgacggcggcggtggtggttttGTCGATTTCAAAtgcaaatttttttttgaaactatTTGCATATGTAAATGTTTAGCCCCAAAGCGTTCCAGCTTCCCCTCAAGATGACTGATCGGGGTGATGTAGACGACGGAAAGGGGTGGGGATCGCCGGTGATGGTAGCGGATCAGGGAACGGATCCCCGGCAAGAAGACTAATCGGGGGTGATGTAgacggtggtggcggcggtgttaaAGGCAGTGGAAGGGGTGATGTAGACGACGGTGGTGGTTCAGTGACGGCGATGGTGGTGGCACGGTGATGGTAACGACGATGGTGGTGTTGTCGATTTTAAATGTAAAAGTTTTTTTAAATGTTTGCATATGTAAAAGTGTAGTGTGTACGTTAGTCAAAGATAACGTGCGTAAAAAATTCGACAACGTACTTAACAAAACATTCAACTCCGTACATTAAAAAAGCATTCGAAAACGTGCGTTAAAAAACCTATCGACAAACGAGGGTTTTGTCGATTTCTTTTATAatgcaaaataaaataaaaccttTGAAATGATTTGACAAACAAAGTGTGCAAAAAGGGCAAAGTACACATACATTTACTAAGTGTACCAATCAACTTGTTAAAGTGGAACGTCGACCCATTTGTAAGTGGACAAATATATCAATAAAACTTCACATACTAATAATATCACGTTTGTCTTAGATAAACATAATATATATGATCTCACATATAATCAGTAAAAAAGTTAAATTCaactataaataaaaaaaaaaagaatggaaCTTTTCTCAATGACTATCAAAAAATAATCGTTAACTATTATTTTTTAACGTCATTTCTTAGATTTTCTAGAATAAATATGTCACAGCTTACACTTTACAAAATTTAAACTCTTAACATTTTAGTTATTTTAGTTATGGAGTAGAGTACCGTTTAAACGTGAATGTCCTCTTAGTATTAACAAGTAACCAAGTAAACTTGGAGTTCTACTGTCTTGCCCTGAAAATGCACCTTTCGATATTGGATATAATAACTCTCAGTTTTTTAACTAACAtttttttttccatttaaatACTATCTAATATCGCACTCGCAAAGATTTGAACTCACACACTTTTACAAGTCGCAAGCACCATTCCACTAAACCACTAGGTCATGAATATATAATCTCACTCTTGGTTAGTTTGTAGCAGGCTTGTGAGGCTCGTGTCTTTTTTTAATTGGCAGAGCCACCACCTCCCCCGCCTCCAATCATGGAGCAACCACTCCCATCATCGCCATTAGACCAAAGGGTATGGGGCTCGTCTTCACTCCGTCCCAGGCGTTCCGGATCGTCCCACACCGCCCCCGGCAGTCCGTCGGCGTCCCTCACGTCCCCTCAAGACGGCAGCGACGAGCCAAATGGTGGGGCCCCCTTCATTTCTTCTCTCTCtcctttattttatatattaatttttttattattgggTAGTCCCCACACCCTTGGGTAGTCTCTTTTGGATGGTCCTTCATCGAATGTGACGTGGCCCTACGTGGCGGATAGTCCCCAAAAGGACTAGCCAAACCATACCCTATGGTCTTACCTACCATGGCCGGCCCTgaaggtgggcggggaggaccaccggccagggcccgtcATTTCGAAGGGTacgttatttttaaaaaaaactccgatatatatatatatatatgtaaaaataaataaattaatagggtatacccatACAAAAACCAACATAGTCCCCCTTACAAAACTAATTTTacggtttagattagttattagcccattggcattaggtttagacctttagtgagcacAATACCCAATTTCATTAAGGCATAAGGGCACggtttttcgagctcgaacaaggTATATGAATTCTCGGGGCCGGCTTGTTACCTACCTATTCCCATGTTTCGCCCCTAATGCCTAGCTTTTCTTCTATCCAAACTTCATCAAAGCATCGGTCAACACCGACAATTTTTGTTAAACAAAAACAAGATACTTATAATACACATTTAAAATCAGTAACTTAGCTATTTCAAATACTATATTACAAGATTTTACAAGAAAATAAACAAGCATCAATGGAGAGAACGACAAAAGCATCAATCAAATAATAATAGAAAGTTTTAAGACCCTATACCAGTATATATTTCCGTTTTatgaatttatatttatatttgatgCATTTGAGTTTTTTGCATCAACGCTTCTATAgtttatattttattaataaaaacacTCAAAAATAGGAAATAAAAAGCAATTGAATAAAGAGAAGACTCGGAGGAGGGGAATTTTGTCAATACCCCATTTGGAGCTTGACTCGAAGGAGGAACGCATGATCTTGGGTGTTCCTTGGTGATGTTTAGGTGTTCAAGAAAAGAATAAGGAGAAGATCTACACCTAGTTTGAAGAGAATGCACTTGGACTAATAGAAACTTCTCATCTATTTTGTAACACACTTCTTTATAATTTTTTCATATAATTTTTTGACATAAATAGGTAATAAATCAAATAATTTTGATATGTAATCAAGTGTTGGAAGTGGTGTAATAATTCGTGACATCACACATTAGTGTTTTTTTCATGTAAGAGCGACAAGTGCATAATTGATCAGTTTTAACCTAGAACgagatttatataaaaaaaaaaaaaaaaaaaaaaaaaaaaaaaaaaaaacccttaggTTATAATCATTAAGTGTTGTTTAaaagtatcaacaatcatcatTGAAAGTGTTTTGGTTATGAAATTAATTAGGTTGGAGGGTGTGGGGGCGCCACCCTCGTCACGTCACACTCTCTAGCGCCCCCGGCGCTATACACCCACACCCATCAATTTAAGAAGGGGCGCCATTGATGGGGCTCCATCATGGTAACGAGCTCGAAGGGCTTTATCAGGTGGGGCCCATGTAAATTCACCCAttgaaatctttttttttttattaataggAGGCTTTATCCACACCATGCAAGTTAAAGAGGGATGTGATAAAGCCCCTTATGGGCTccaaccacaccctatagccttagtgTTGATTGTCTTGTACTTCACAACAATTGTTTCGAACTCATTGACACACACATAAGAGGCTTTGTACAATTCTCAACAAAAGAAAACACTTTGGATTGGGTCATGGGTTGATTAATATTTTGAATAGGTGGGTACAAATTGGGCCTTTTAAGTATTGGACATCATGTACAATTGGTTAGCTTACACATCTTATTCGAGTCTGATTTCATTCATTTACAAAAAAATAAACACTAGATTTTTTCTTCATAATGCAATGCAGATTTAATATCCAAACAATGAATATTGAACTGCTTAGAAAATGTGGAATTTTTATAGTGCAAGAGGGTACTATACATGTGGTTGATTAGATTGGTTAAATATTGAAGGAACACACTGAATACATGCAAGTCAAGCTGTGAACATAACATTACAGATCACAGATGACTACATGCATAGATAAGTAGTTATGTTTGTAATTTGAGGCGTGTTAGAGAGCGGTAATTATATGTTGGACTTCATTCCCGTACTCGAGCGTATGAGACAGGCTGGACCGAACTAAACCGAGTTATGGATTAGTGAGTTATTTGGTTAAGTTAATTAGAGATAAATTAAATGAGTTAGATTTAATATTTAATAGATTAGTTAGATAAACATGGGGGTTTATTCTATTATCCATAGTGGCGGCGGAGCTAGCCCAAAAAATCAGGGGTATCcctaatttatttatttttttgggaTTAGGAGTATCCTTTGCATAAAAccagatttttttatttttcttttacattACGAAAACGATACGGagacggggttgaggggtagGCCGTGCTACCCCTTCTAGTGCACTAGCTCCTCCCCTGATTATCTAACTAGGAAGTTGAGTCCTACTCTAATTGTAACCAAGTTATCTTCTTTATAACCTGATCAAAGTTGTGATTAAGATTAAGATAAGGTAATCAGTTTTGAGTTATTTGCTGATTAATAAGATTGAGAGTTATTCGATCTAAATTCTTTTCTTCAACTTTCTATTCGGTTTGATTATCGACTGGGACTTGATTAGATTACAGTGTTAGAGGGTGTTAGAGTGGTAACGAGTAGTGTTTGTAATTTGATTTCGGATGGAAATGGATTGGATTAACAGAAGGGACTCGTATTGAAAAGATAAACTAAACTAAACGGGGCCTGTAAGTCTTTTCACCGTTTTTAAACAAAAAAGCCATATTTGTTACCAACAGGGTTTCGGGTGGTAGAAATATTAAACCAAAGGGGTTCAAGTGATTATTTTTTAAGATTGGAGGCTCAACCTATGTTTTTCACATAACTAGAGAAACGCAAAATTCCACTTTACACAATATAAATTAGTATTTTTAATATAAGGCTATATATGGCGTTAAGAACCGTTTACGTCAGTGTCATGTCACCCCACCCTCATTCATCAATCTAACCTAATTCACCACTGTATATGATGTGGACCATGACCTAACTATTATCCCCCACCAATTAAAATCCCATAATTAATTGAAAGAGGGTTGTGGTtgccatggattaaaccatgcgAACCACCATGGTTTGAGGAGGGAGGCGGTGTATCACGTAAACCATGTCCCACATGGCAATccattcgttaaggaaataaatgtgttcacaaCGATTCATGAGCACTTACCGgacgagattttatgtttgtgttcattcattaagaaaatgagtgtgttcacgaacggtttacaaaacacaaataaatttagCGAATGCGACGAATGCTAAAGgtggatggcccagagagtaaGAGAGTAGCACTGGAACTTGAAACTCTGATTGTGGAACGGATGTCAGTCGTATTCGTCAATATAAATAATGAGAAAGGAAAGGGGAATGGTGCATAAAGAAGGTGGAAATAGGGTTTTCTAGTTTAATTGTTAAggtaagaaaataaataaaaattaaataatataaaaagcaTAGATAAAATAGATGAAAATAtttaaatttttaattaaaacacaaacaaacgaacataaacgaaggCAAATAAACGAATGTTCACATACACAATTAAATGAATAAGACCTCTATTTATATTTGTTCATTTAAcaaatcgaacgaaatttcttcttcatgttcgttcatttattaaacgaacgagacctctattcatgtttgtttattaaacaaacggacataaacgaacttcccgccgactGTTCGctaaacgttcggttcgtttacgaCCCTACCCAAAACATCATGCCATACCCAGTAGCCTAGGAAACGTATTCAAAGAGATAAAATTACAAGGGATGTCAATGGGTCGGGTATGACTAATCTCATACCTATACCTGGTTGTCAAATCTTGTCTTATACCTAGCCTATTACCTGTCGGGTATTTGACGAGTATCTACCCGTCGGGCATCGAGTATACCTGTCTCAAATGCTCCGGATTTGTGTATACCCGTAAGTCTTAATTATTTTTTCCATCCTTAAAAAAATAccaaatttatttatttagtagAACAAAGAAGAAACTTGTTGCTCGATATTTACAAATTTTGGGTTCCAAGTTTTCCCCTCTCGCAAGCGACGAGGTAAAGATGTTATACCTAATCGATCCGCATTTGTATACTCCTAATTACCTCAATATAAGTTGAATTTGATTATCGAACATAGGGTTTCATTAACAATTTGTATTTCTTAGATGTATTTCGATTATTGTCTGCGTCTATATAATGCTGCTAGGTTAACCATAATATATCTTTGAATAGTAAACTCCCCACATTTGATTTATTATTGTAAAAAGGATAAATAAATCACAAGTTTCCTTATTGTTTCTGAGACTTGAAAAGATTTCTTTGATAacatttcttcttttttattgaGTTGAAGATTGGTTTCTTCAGTAATTTTAATATGTTTGTATCTTTGATCCTTTATTACTAAAGTAGATTGTTTATAGCATTCTTTGCTAATGATGTCGTTAACTACTGCTTTGATTAGCTAGCATTTTATATACATGAAAAGTAGAACCAACAGAATTATATGAACTGCAGCTTTAACAGAGTAATtataaggccatgtgtagtcataaagctccttagggggcgttatgcgacaagtgGCAAAAAGTGCAAGAGGGGGGCTTTACGGGGCTTTATATCACAAGAGGGTGTAGTGGTAAGGGGGTTATATAaccccttcaattatacatacatatgtatgtatatgtggggtgggggggggggggggacattGTGCAGCGTTATGTATTTCGCGCGGAGACAACAAAACCAATCCATAGCGCCGGCCGTAGCGATGTGGCCGGGCGCTATGGGACGCGATCAAGCATTCCGGCGGTATATACCGCACCTTTACGGACGGTCCAAGAGGTCAGAGATGTAGTAGTGTGCTTGGTGACTAGTTACCCATGAATGAGATATGTCATTACTTTAATATAATAGAACTAAGGAAGGTCGAAATATTGTTGGGTATCTTAGTATAAGGTTAACTATGGGATGTAcagtgttgtaagaatcgctaggTGCTGGTCGGCAGGTGGGAGACTGACTAGCGATTAATCAGATTgggattttatatgtaattttcaggtttatatgtatatacacacatttttatgtgtaatttttaagtagacatgttttaacacCTTCTTTGACCCATATTTTGAAGTAGATAGGATTAATTGCCGAAATTTACAGGTTTTTGCTGGAACTTACTGGTTTTAGCCAAAATCGCTAGAGACTGGATTTGACCACCTAGCGATTAATTGGGCAATTAGATGAAAATTATTGGATGAACctccgactagcgattaatcgcgACAAAGCTTTGTGTGTTGTAATGTACAGTGTGGTTTCAAGTGGCTGATTATGAAGAACGTAGGCAGTGGCGGACTTAAAGGGTTACCAGGGGTAGCACAGGCTACCCCTCAACCCTGTCtacgtagtgtaaaaataccccttaactccATTTCGGTAGTGTAAAAATACCACTCGACTTCGTTTTtgttatataaaggatacccctgatcctaaaaataaaaattaggatacccctaaccttttgggctagttccgccactgaagGTAGGGTTATAGAATAAATAATGGTACTGAGGTGTAGAGCTATAGGATAAATGATGGTACTGAGGTTGTATCATTTTGAAGTATAGGAGTCCATTTACACTAGGGGTGGTTGGACATTCAGAACTTAAGTAAGTACATGCAAGGTTTAaaaaaacggaaacgagtttcgaggcgttttcccttcgcctcacgaggcgtaagcctcgaggcgaaccgaggcgtaagcccgaggcggaattaaaaaaaataaatataaaattgtatctcttataaaataataatactaactaaattcatcatcaaattcatcaaaatcatcaaaaacacacataaaaaagacataagttgcttgaaattgacataaaaagtcaaaaacatcaaaaacaattATCAGAAACCCCTGAGGCGCACCTGAGGCGCACCTGAGGCGCAGCCTTTTTAGCGCCTCAGCCTCTTTGAGGCGCATGTACACTAGAAACcccctgaggcgcgcctcagagtCGTTTTTTGGGCGTTTCGCCTTGAGGCGCGCCTCGAGGCGCACGCCTCagccgttttttaaaaccatgagtACATGCGGCCATAATAGTCGAAGGCGCCCAGGTGCAAGGTGCTTAAAAAGCGAGAATAAGCAAGGCGCACGGTATAAACAGGCCATTTTTAGCTGTTTAAACTGTTTAGGCTTCTTTTATGCCATTTTATATTGTTTCATACCTGGTTTTTTTGCAGAAATTGGTAAGAATTTTGCAATTTGAGTGTGTGCACCTTAATGGGCGCAAGGTGTTTGACTGCGCGTATGACCATAGTTGCTAATAGCGTTCATAGCGAGCGCATAGCTGTCAATAGCGATCtctatagcgcgctatgtagcatataggtccaGTGTCGTTGCTATTTGGGTTGTAGCGATGGATGGTGAGAATAGCGACActttatttatgtattttttttaaatataaatagcaattaaatatagctataaaatagttagattttaggtttttgttaaatatacatgtaaagtagcatatataccagggtattttgatataacatacatattaaaaaaaagttCTAGTGTAtagctatttataaaatagccgcccgctatttatcgctatttgctatgtagcatataggtaccttatcgctatttgtcgctattcgctatgtagcatataggtaccttatcgctatttgttGCTATTTATcttatttttctcatttttttacGGTTTGCTGTCAACTTCCACTGTAAAATGCATGTGTATGGAATGTTGAAAAGAAAGGCTTTCTGATTAACGTAAGTTTTTTTACTGATTTCTAAAGTCTAGGTGGTAATTTTGAGTAGTTAAGCTAAAAATGGGTCGATTAGTGTTAATATGTATGATCTGAAACGGGTCAAAGACTCAAATGTGTAAAGTTCTGAAACTTATCTGCAAAATGTGTAAATCATTTCAGGAAGCAGTCTCAAACACCATGGATGATGCATTCACCATTCAAATAAGTACCAACTTAGTCAAACAGCTAGCTGCCGACACCGACAAAGTGAAGAAGAAACGAAAACCGAAACCCAAGACACCAAAACCGCCCCAACAAAACCATATTCAACCCACCAACCAGAACAACTTCAACGACGACTCCCAAACGCTAAAACCTGTGCACCCTGCCGCTGGATGGCCGCCAATGTACCTCCCAATTCCGCCACCTGCACCGCCTGCTAATGCTGAGCTGGACGCCATCCGGTCTGTCCTTCGGGAAAGCGAAAGGGTTTTGGAGAAAGTGGAAAAGAAAGAAGATGAGATGGTGGTCGAAGTGACGCAAAAGGCGAAAGAGCTTCATGATAAAGAGTTTAAACTTCCGGAGCCAAAACCTATGCCGTGTTCGGATGATTTAAACGCTTGCTTGGATTGCTACAGAGAAAACACTAAGGACCCGTTGAAATGCAGTAATTTGGTCAAGAACTTTGCTGATTGTGTTCGCACTATACGACAGCAAGTCAGCCCGTCAAATAAATAAAACGTTTTGATACGAGATTTTGCTAGTTTTAACTAGACAATGTGGAATAATTCAACATTGCTCTAGAGGATGAGTTGAATTACTGGAATACAATCTGTGAATTGTATGCAAGTTTTGTTGGGTCATTATTGTGATATACTGTTGACTTTTGTTGGTTTATGTATCCATTTTTGGTGCTATGTTCTCAAAGATGTTagaagagtttttttttttttttttttttttttttttttttttttttttttttttttttcaaaccgaCATTTATACACTCGTAGAATTGTAAATAGTTGTGGTTTGCATGGGAGGGGTGTAGACGAATTTGTATTTATGGTCcggtttttattgtttttgtcgAACTTAGCGACCAGCCGACTACTGCCTTTTGGTCACTAATCTACAAAATTAGTGACCATGGTCTCTAATTAATCTACAAAATTGGTGTCTAATCTGTCATACTCTTTAAATTGAATCACACTTGAGGTTAAACTATATTCAAATTGTATTCATCTGTACTGGAGGTCTTGAGTTAAAGATTATCCTCCATCAAACTTGAGGTTTCAATTTCAAAACAAGTAGAgatctttttctttttaaattgaATTAAATTAATATTTGAGTAAATTACTGTTTTGATTCATGTGGTTTAGCCAGTTTAACCCTTTCAACCTAAAAAGAAATCTTTTGACGATTAGACCCTGATGttgcattttataacggttttggCCCCCCGACACTAACTTTGTTACTCTTTTGGAGTTAAGTATAATGGTAATTATGTCATTACATATCTTAGGGGCTGTTTTTTTAatcattacaaataatatttaAAAGACTATTAATACAGTTactcaagttttttttattatttagttattttcacggttattttttaacaaaatatgttttaaatatacaaataaatatgcATTTTCATTAATCCTTTTTAAACCCTTTGTTTTTAATATCGTTCTTTTTAAATTCGTTTGTCctttaaagttttttttaaacatttcattctataccgttttttaacttttttaaacaatttgtttattttaaGTCGTTCATTTTTGAAAGCGTCTCCTTTTAAACATTTCCTTTTAGAAACGTTTTTAAAATCGTTTGAAACTTTGTATTCAATTTACTTATAGCCATTAGGTAAAAAGAACTTCAAAAAATGAACGACTTCAAAAATCGAAAGAATTTCAAAACGATCGATTTTAAACGAACGAGtggtttaaaaacaaagattatAAAAAAcgacatttataaaaaaacaaaaccttaCAAAAATTAGTTAACAGTTGTAAGGTTTTAAAAAACACACGAATTTAATAAGCGAAAGGTTAAAAATATAACGAATTTTGAACAAACAAATGGAAGATTTGAAAAAAGATAGACCATTCTAAAAAAAGTTGAGAAATGAACGATCTTTTGCAAACTTTTTATTAGAATAATTCacctttttttttcaaatcttccatttcttttgtttttatacACATAATGAACGACTTAAAAAATGTGATTTGTTCAAAAAGTTTAAAAAACAAACGATTTTAAAAAGAACGGTATAAAATGAATTGTttaaaaaactttaaaagacaaaagaaatttaaaaagAACGGCATAAAGAAAACAACTAGTTTAAAAAGGAACAATTTAAAAAACGATAGACGgttaaaaaaaaggttaaaaaacaaatgattttaaaaacgATATTTGTAAAAAAGAAACAAACGGTTAAAGAAAATACATATTTATGTGTATAtttaaaacgtaatttttttaaataataatcgtgaaaataactaaa
It encodes:
- the LOC110922963 gene encoding MICOS complex subunit mic25a — translated: MDDAFTIQISTNLVKQLAADTDKVKKKRKPKPKTPKPPQQNHIQPTNQNNFNDDSQTLKPVHPAAGWPPMYLPIPPPAPPANAELDAIRSVLRESERVLEKVEKKEDEMVVEVTQKAKELHDKEFKLPEPKPMPCSDDLNACLDCYRENTKDPLKCSNLVKNFADCVRTIRQQVSPSNK